The following coding sequences lie in one Paracidovorax avenae genomic window:
- a CDS encoding methyl-accepting chemotaxis protein gives MLALNGIGSAIGVVALQRIGASASAMVDRRVATERLVADAHRLQAINAERYKAVALSSEPEVGDILGADIARTQRQYDSLLAQLAERLQGTEDAERIVAVRSAGRDFSQACAELIAARDSGLTERIRKVYGERFVPAATRLLASLDGLSQSQRQAIDAGADEVAGLGAAGRWALLAFGVLSLAAGTLLALWLVRSITRPIAQAGATADRVAGLDLRQEIQGHGRDEAGHMLESLAVMQAALRGLVRRMQSLGQAIRSASSEIAGGNAELSSRTEETAARLQETAAALEHVTLRVAGAADSAQRTEALATEAAQVAREGSGVVGQVEQTMEQIAASSRRIADITGVIDSIAFQTNILALNAAVESARAGEQGRGFAVVAAEVRSLANRSAEAAREIKGLIQSSVQQVQDGAGLARQAGQTMRRVVSTVEDTARTMGEIRSHAQSQNEDIAAIHAAMTRLDEMTQQNAALVEESAAATESLRLQTHDLAQLVSQFVLPAQEPAPAAPPARSALPLPRPQRLLATAG, from the coding sequence GTGCTGGCACTCAACGGCATCGGTTCGGCCATCGGCGTTGTCGCGCTGCAACGCATCGGCGCGTCTGCCAGCGCCATGGTGGACCGCCGGGTCGCCACGGAACGGCTGGTGGCCGACGCGCACCGGCTGCAGGCCATCAATGCGGAGCGCTACAAGGCCGTGGCCCTCAGCTCCGAACCCGAGGTGGGCGACATCCTGGGGGCCGACATCGCGCGCACCCAGCGGCAGTACGACAGCCTCCTGGCACAGCTCGCGGAGCGCCTGCAGGGCACGGAGGACGCGGAACGGATCGTGGCGGTGCGCTCGGCGGGCCGGGATTTCAGCCAGGCCTGTGCCGAGCTGATCGCGGCACGGGATTCCGGCCTCACGGAACGCATCCGCAAGGTGTACGGCGAACGCTTCGTGCCCGCGGCCACGCGCCTGCTCGCCTCGCTGGACGGCCTGTCGCAGTCGCAGCGCCAGGCCATCGACGCCGGCGCGGACGAGGTGGCCGGGCTGGGCGCCGCGGGGCGCTGGGCGCTGCTGGCGTTCGGCGTGCTGTCGCTGGCGGCCGGCACGCTGCTGGCGCTGTGGCTGGTGCGCAGCATCACCCGGCCGATCGCCCAGGCCGGCGCCACGGCGGACCGCGTGGCCGGACTGGACCTGCGCCAGGAGATCCAGGGCCACGGGCGCGACGAGGCCGGCCACATGCTCGAATCGCTTGCCGTGATGCAGGCGGCGCTGCGCGGGCTCGTTCGCCGGATGCAGTCCCTGGGCCAGGCGATCCGCTCGGCCTCGTCGGAGATCGCCGGCGGCAATGCCGAGCTGTCCAGCCGCACGGAGGAAACCGCCGCGCGGCTGCAGGAGACCGCGGCGGCGCTGGAGCATGTCACCCTCCGCGTGGCCGGCGCCGCGGACTCGGCGCAGCGCACCGAAGCCCTGGCGACCGAGGCGGCCCAGGTCGCGCGCGAAGGCAGCGGGGTGGTGGGCCAGGTGGAACAGACCATGGAACAGATCGCAGCCAGTTCGCGCCGCATCGCGGACATCACCGGCGTGATCGACTCCATCGCCTTCCAGACCAATATCCTGGCGCTGAACGCGGCGGTGGAATCGGCGCGGGCCGGCGAGCAGGGCCGCGGCTTCGCGGTGGTGGCGGCCGAGGTGCGCAGCCTGGCCAACCGCTCGGCCGAAGCCGCGCGCGAAATCAAGGGCCTCATCCAGTCCTCGGTGCAGCAGGTGCAGGACGGCGCCGGCCTGGCCCGCCAGGCCGGCCAGACCATGCGCCGCGTGGTCTCGACCGTCGAGGACACGGCCCGCACGATGGGCGAGATCCGCAGCCATGCGCAATCGCAGAACGAGGACATCGCCGCCATCCACGCCGCCATGACGCGGCTCGACGAGATGACCCAGCAGAACGCCGCGCTGGTGGAGGAATCGGCCGCCGCCACCGAAAGCCTGCGCCTGCAGACCCACGACCTGGCCCAGCTCGTGAGCCAGTTCGTGCTGCCCGCGCAGGAGCCGGCCCCGGCCGCGCCGCCGGCACGCAGCGCGCTGCCGCTCCCGCGCCCGCAGCGCCTGCTGGCCACGGCGGGCTGA
- a CDS encoding methyl-accepting chemotaxis protein produces the protein MNTLGRLSIRARLYFGTIFSLVLLVVIGGLGYLALDRTRDTLQVLFSQRVQTLTDMADLRTTLGTLRRTEKDIILNFNNSVEVASQREAWGKTLAALRKSLTAVRQVQAGDAAFVGSIDKALAEIQQYEAGISPIFEQIERAQLDGAGGAAYADRLKGHMEATDQILASLAQSARENMEEARQGVEARTATMSAVIGGGLVLGLAVLIPLTFFSVRSITSSLAQARFLAERIASGDLSHEVRPAQMDEVGQLVVAMGRMQDALRGLVRQVQEASGNISTASTEIASGNHDLSQRTEQTAANLEETASSMEMLAGTVQQSTQSARQASDFASTAAQVAARGGSVVSQVVETMGQITDSSRKIADITGVIDSIAFQTNILALNAAVEAARAGEQGRGFAVVAAEVRTLAQRSASAAKEIKELIGSSVERVESGSRLVSQAGTTMTEIVDSVRRVSEMISEITASSAEQSDNIGQISQSVSQLDQMTQQNAALVEQSTAASESLRDQAVQLIGAVRRFRLDDDDGAVVDTALQAPPPPPGSAPLVPRSQAAALPEPVRGPVAGFVRHEPAA, from the coding sequence ATGAATACTCTGGGACGCCTGTCGATCCGCGCGCGCCTTTACTTCGGCACGATTTTTTCCCTGGTGCTGCTCGTCGTCATCGGAGGGCTGGGATACCTCGCCCTCGACCGCACGCGCGACACGCTGCAGGTGCTCTTTTCCCAGCGGGTGCAGACCCTGACCGACATGGCGGACCTGCGCACGACGCTGGGCACGCTGCGCCGCACCGAGAAGGACATCATCCTCAACTTCAACAACTCGGTCGAGGTGGCTTCCCAGCGCGAAGCCTGGGGCAAGACCCTGGCCGCGCTGCGCAAGAGCCTCACGGCCGTGCGGCAGGTGCAGGCGGGCGACGCGGCCTTCGTGGGCTCCATCGACAAGGCGCTGGCCGAGATCCAGCAGTACGAGGCCGGCATCTCCCCGATCTTCGAGCAGATCGAGCGGGCCCAGCTCGACGGGGCCGGCGGTGCCGCCTATGCCGACCGCCTGAAGGGCCACATGGAGGCCACCGACCAGATCCTCGCGAGCCTGGCCCAGAGCGCACGCGAGAACATGGAGGAAGCGCGGCAGGGGGTGGAGGCGCGCACCGCCACCATGTCCGCGGTGATCGGCGGCGGGCTGGTGCTGGGGCTGGCGGTGCTGATCCCGCTCACCTTCTTCAGCGTGCGCTCCATCACCAGCTCCCTGGCGCAGGCCCGGTTCCTGGCCGAACGCATCGCCAGCGGGGACCTGTCGCATGAAGTCCGGCCCGCCCAGATGGACGAGGTCGGCCAGCTCGTCGTGGCCATGGGCCGCATGCAGGATGCATTGCGCGGACTGGTGCGGCAGGTGCAGGAAGCATCGGGCAACATCTCGACGGCCAGCACGGAGATCGCCTCGGGCAACCACGACCTGAGCCAGCGCACCGAGCAGACCGCCGCCAACCTGGAGGAGACGGCCTCGTCCATGGAAATGCTCGCCGGCACGGTGCAGCAGAGCACCCAGTCCGCACGCCAGGCCAGCGACTTCGCGTCCACCGCGGCCCAGGTGGCGGCCAGGGGCGGCAGCGTGGTCTCGCAGGTCGTGGAGACCATGGGCCAGATCACCGACAGCTCGCGCAAGATCGCCGACATCACCGGCGTGATCGATTCCATCGCCTTCCAGACCAACATCCTGGCGCTGAATGCCGCCGTCGAGGCGGCCCGCGCGGGCGAGCAGGGCCGCGGCTTCGCGGTGGTCGCGGCCGAGGTGCGCACGCTGGCCCAGCGCTCGGCCTCGGCGGCCAAGGAGATCAAGGAGCTCATCGGCTCCTCGGTGGAGCGCGTGGAAAGCGGCTCCCGGCTCGTGAGCCAGGCCGGCACGACGATGACCGAGATCGTGGACAGCGTGCGCCGCGTCTCCGAAATGATCTCGGAGATCACCGCCTCGTCGGCCGAGCAGAGCGACAACATCGGGCAGATCAGCCAGTCCGTGAGCCAGCTCGACCAGATGACCCAGCAGAACGCCGCGCTGGTCGAACAGTCCACGGCCGCATCGGAGTCGCTGCGCGATCAGGCCGTGCAGCTGATCGGTGCCGTGCGCCGCTTCCGCCTCGACGATGACGACGGCGCTGTCGTTGATACCGCCCTGCAGGCACCGCCGCCGCCGCCCGGCAGCGCGCCCCTGGTGCCCCGGTCCCAGGCCGCCGCCCTGCCCGAACCCGTGCGTGGTCCGGTGGCCGGCTTCGTGCGCCACGAACCCGCCGCCTGA
- a CDS encoding RcnB family protein: MIRTDSSCADASGSGALNHFRSAGLALFLGLSSLGAQAQPYDGIPGREYEHGPGHRKGGPGHGPHGHHAGPRHAPPPPPQWHHAGPRHHPGPPPHARAHGRRGAGPHHDWYRGSRVPPMYRSHHYVVQDWRVHHLAPPPRGYHWVQNGPDYLLISVGSGVVAQIVFR, encoded by the coding sequence ATGATCCGTACCGACTCCTCTTGCGCCGATGCATCCGGTTCCGGCGCGCTGAACCACTTCCGTTCCGCCGGCCTGGCGCTGTTCCTCGGCCTGTCCTCCCTGGGCGCTCAGGCGCAGCCCTACGACGGCATCCCGGGCCGCGAGTACGAGCACGGGCCCGGACACCGCAAGGGCGGCCCGGGCCACGGCCCCCATGGGCACCATGCCGGCCCGCGCCATGCACCGCCGCCCCCGCCGCAATGGCACCATGCCGGTCCGCGCCACCATCCCGGCCCTCCGCCGCATGCCCGCGCCCATGGCCGCCGTGGTGCAGGCCCGCACCACGACTGGTACCGCGGCAGCCGCGTGCCGCCGATGTACCGGTCGCACCACTACGTGGTGCAGGACTGGCGCGTGCACCACCTGGCGCCCCCGCCGCGCGGCTACCACTGGGTGCAGAACGGCCCCGACTACCTGCTGATCTCGGTCGGTTCCGGCGTCGTCGCGCAGATCGTCTTCCGGTAG